One genomic region from Camelus dromedarius isolate mCamDro1 chromosome 17, mCamDro1.pat, whole genome shotgun sequence encodes:
- the LOC135323353 gene encoding C-C chemokine receptor type 1, producing MEISATPKDYDMTTEYDYGGSTPCQKTEARAFGAQLLPPLYSLVFVIGLIGNILVVLVLMQYKRLRSMTSIYLLNLAISDLIFLFTLPFWIDYKLKDDWIFGDHMCKLLSGLYFIGLYSEIFFIILLTIDRYLAVVHAVFALRARTVTFGIITSIVIWVLAILASVPGFHFSKTQWEFTHYTCSLHFPHESLRKWKQFQALKLNILGLVLPLLVMIVCYTGIIKILLRRPNEKKSKAVRLIFLIMIIFFLFWTPYNLTVFVSAFQDSLFTHECEQSRQLDLAIQVTEVIAYTHCCVNPVIYVFVGERFRKYLRQLFHRAVAVALAKWLPFLSTERLERVSSMSPSTGEHELSNGF from the coding sequence ATGGAAATTTCAGCCACTCCAAAGGACTATGACATGACCACAGAATATGACTATGGGGGCTCAACCCCCTGCCAGAAGACAGAGGCAAGGGCCTTCGGGGCCCAGCTGCTGCCTCCCTTGTACTCCCTGGTATTTGTCATTGGCCTGATTGGCAACATCCTAGTGGTCCTAGTTCTCATGCAATACAAGAGGCTCAGAAGCATGACCAGCATCTACCTCCTCAACCTGGCCATTTCTGACCTGATCTTCCTCTTCACACTGCCCTTCTGGATTGACTACAAGCTGAAGGATGACTGGATTTTTGGGGATCACATGTGTAAGTTGCTCTCTGGGCTCTATTTCATTGGCTTGTACAGTGAGATCTTCTTCATCATCCTGCTCACCATTGACAGGTACCTGGCTGTTGTCCATGCAGTCTTTGCCCTGCGGGCTCGGACTGTCACCTTTGGTATCATCACCAGCATTGTCATCTGGGTCCTGGCTATCTTGGCTTCTGTCCCAGGATTTCACTTTTCCAAGACCCAGTGGGAGTTCACTCACtatacctgcagtcttcattttcCTCATGAAAGCTTAAGAAAGTGGAAACAGTTCCAGGCTCTAAAATTGAACATCTTGGGGCTGGTGTTACCTCTGTTGGTGATGATCGTCTGCTACACAGGGATTATAAAGATTCTGCTCAGACGACCAAATGAGAAGAAGTCCAAAGCTGTGCGTCTGATTTTTCTCATCATGatcatcttctttctcttttggacCCCCTACAACCTGActgtgtttgtttctgctttccaAGACTCCCTGTTCACCCATGAGTGTGAGCAGAGCAGACAGCTGGACCTGGCCATACAAGTGACAGAGGTGATTGCCTATACCCACTGTTGTGTCAACCCCGTGATCTACGTCTTTGTTGGTGAGAGATTCCGCAAGTATCTACGTCAGTTGTTCCATAGAGCAGTGGCTGTGGCCCTGGCTAAATGGCTCCCCTTTCTCTCCACTGAGAGGCTGGAGAGGGTCAGCTCCATGTCCCCCTCCACAGGGGAGCATGAACTCTCTAATGGGTTCTGA